One genomic region from Mytilus trossulus isolate FHL-02 chromosome 9, PNRI_Mtr1.1.1.hap1, whole genome shotgun sequence encodes:
- the LOC134684104 gene encoding uncharacterized protein LOC134684104 isoform X2, translated as MSGLMLSILMLALFCVTEGGKNSRNPFQYVMFCSDGEVHDKFLSNPIRYTCKPGPGRNVKCQTIFFNLKGYFECPGKGFMSGFEFTIGYGENIRCCQDKDITYSKEDCTVQLNNDLINGRSYRISKGKVLVGSKTLDGGKTWYNTECSFRPKRKY; from the exons ATGTCTG GTTTaatgttatcaattttgatGCTGGCCCTATTCTGCGTCACAGAAGGTGGAAAGAATTCAAGAAATCCATTCCAATATGTGATGTTCTGTTCGGACGGAGAAGTTCATGACAAGTTTTTATCTAATCCCATCAGATACACCTGTAAACCAGGACCAGGAAGAAATGTAAAATGTCAAACTATAT tttttaatttgaaaggaTATTTTGAATGTCCAGGAAAAGGCTTTATGAGTGGCTTTGAGTTTACTATTGGATATGGTGAGAACATTCGTTGCTGTCAGGACAAAG ATATCACATACTCAAAGGAAGATTGCACAGTACAACTTAACAATGATTTGATAAATGGGCGATCATACAGAATATCTAAAGGAAAAGTGCTGGTTGGTTCGAAAACCTTAGATGGCGG gaaaaCCTGGTACAACACGGAGTGCTCGTTTCGTCCAAAAAGAaagtattaa
- the LOC134684104 gene encoding uncharacterized protein LOC134684104 isoform X1: MYMVCASVKKYLRYVKNGLMLSILMLALFCVTEGGKNSRNPFQYVMFCSDGEVHDKFLSNPIRYTCKPGPGRNVKCQTIFFNLKGYFECPGKGFMSGFEFTIGYGENIRCCQDKDITYSKEDCTVQLNNDLINGRSYRISKGKVLVGSKTLDGGKTWYNTECSFRPKRKY, from the exons ATGTATATGGTGTGCGCAAGTGTCAAAAAATATTTGCGCTATGTCAAGAACG GTTTaatgttatcaattttgatGCTGGCCCTATTCTGCGTCACAGAAGGTGGAAAGAATTCAAGAAATCCATTCCAATATGTGATGTTCTGTTCGGACGGAGAAGTTCATGACAAGTTTTTATCTAATCCCATCAGATACACCTGTAAACCAGGACCAGGAAGAAATGTAAAATGTCAAACTATAT tttttaatttgaaaggaTATTTTGAATGTCCAGGAAAAGGCTTTATGAGTGGCTTTGAGTTTACTATTGGATATGGTGAGAACATTCGTTGCTGTCAGGACAAAG ATATCACATACTCAAAGGAAGATTGCACAGTACAACTTAACAATGATTTGATAAATGGGCGATCATACAGAATATCTAAAGGAAAAGTGCTGGTTGGTTCGAAAACCTTAGATGGCGG gaaaaCCTGGTACAACACGGAGTGCTCGTTTCGTCCAAAAAGAaagtattaa